In Phreatobacter stygius, a genomic segment contains:
- a CDS encoding type II toxin-antitoxin system RelE family toxin, which translates to MKTIILTASAARELDALPGQARLAVTEALVGYAIHGRGDVKALSGRQGYRMRVGQYRVIFGEDSTTILAIYIGRGATTTDKGNRNVVSGTDRTALRDAVRRRDGDHSARRI; encoded by the coding sequence TTGAAAACGATCATCCTCACCGCTTCGGCAGCCAGGGAACTCGATGCCCTACCGGGTCAAGCGCGTTTGGCGGTGACGGAAGCGCTGGTTGGTTACGCGATCCATGGGCGGGGCGACGTCAAGGCGCTCTCCGGCCGCCAAGGCTACCGGATGCGTGTTGGCCAGTACCGGGTGATCTTCGGCGAGGACAGTACGACGATCCTCGCCATCTATATCGGCCGCGGGGCGACCACCACGGACAAGGGGAACCGAAATGTCGTTTCAGGCACCGACCGCACAGCGCTTCGTGACGCCGTCCGGCGACGAGATGGTGATCATTCCGCGCGCCGAATATGA
- a CDS encoding PilZ domain-containing protein produces MLKPGPVRAKRARPRVGEPEPRQASRRDLRYAAAIENLADGSTSPCQILDISASGAQLALAGDGALAERFILRLGRNRRPNRLCRLVWRQGRTLGVAFIDQDPDA; encoded by the coding sequence TTGCTGAAGCCGGGCCCCGTTCGAGCCAAGCGCGCGCGACCGCGTGTCGGCGAGCCCGAGCCGCGCCAGGCCAGCCGCCGCGACCTGCGCTACGCCGCCGCCATCGAAAACCTGGCGGACGGCAGCACCAGCCCCTGCCAGATCCTGGATATTTCCGCGAGCGGCGCGCAACTGGCGCTCGCCGGCGATGGCGCGCTTGCCGAGCGGTTCATTCTGCGGCTGGGGCGCAACCGCAGGCCGAACCGGCTGTGCCGCCTGGTCTGGCGCCAGGGCCGAACCCTCGGGGTCGCCTTCATCGACCAGGACCCGGACGCCTGA
- the murA gene encoding UDP-N-acetylglucosamine 1-carboxyvinyltransferase translates to MDRIRITGGRPLHGTIPISGAKNAALPLMIASLLTEDELTLTNVPRLSDVSNLARILGNHGVDVTIAGKRSGDDVLMGQTVRLNARSIVDTTAPYELVSTMRASFWVIAPLVARMGVAKVSLPGGCAIGTRPVDLLLQALERLGAQIDIDAGYAVVKAPTGLKGAEIDFGKVTVGGTHVALMAASLADGTTVIHNAAREPEIVDLAECLIKMGAKIKGAGTGTIEITGVTRLKGTHHAVVADRIETGTYAMCVAMTGGDVMLEGARPELLQSALDVLVEAGAEITTTNEGIRVQRNGHGLSPVSVTTDPFPGFPTDLQAQLMGLMTRAKGTSKITETIFENRFMHVQELARLGAHIHLDGQTATIEGVDTLKGAPVMATDLRASVSLVIAALAAQGETMVNRVYHLDRGFERLETKLAACGADIERISG, encoded by the coding sequence ATGGATCGCATCCGCATCACCGGCGGCCGCCCGCTTCACGGCACCATTCCGATCTCCGGCGCCAAGAACGCCGCGCTGCCGCTGATGATCGCCTCGCTCCTGACCGAGGACGAGCTGACCCTGACCAATGTGCCGCGGCTGTCGGATGTCTCCAACCTGGCGCGCATCCTGGGCAATCACGGCGTCGACGTGACCATTGCCGGCAAGCGCTCGGGCGACGACGTGCTGATGGGCCAGACGGTCCGGCTGAACGCCCGCTCGATCGTCGACACCACAGCGCCCTATGAACTCGTCTCGACCATGCGCGCCAGCTTCTGGGTGATCGCGCCGCTGGTTGCCCGCATGGGCGTCGCCAAGGTGTCGCTGCCCGGCGGCTGCGCCATCGGCACCCGGCCGGTCGACCTGTTGCTGCAGGCGCTGGAGCGGCTCGGCGCCCAGATCGACATCGATGCCGGTTATGCCGTGGTCAAGGCCCCGACAGGCCTGAAGGGCGCCGAGATCGATTTCGGCAAGGTGACCGTCGGCGGCACCCATGTCGCGCTGATGGCGGCCTCGCTCGCCGACGGCACGACGGTCATCCACAATGCCGCGCGCGAGCCCGAGATCGTCGATCTCGCGGAATGCCTGATCAAGATGGGCGCCAAGATCAAGGGCGCCGGCACCGGCACGATCGAGATCACCGGCGTGACCCGGCTGAAGGGCACGCACCATGCCGTCGTCGCCGACCGCATCGAGACCGGCACCTATGCCATGTGCGTCGCCATGACCGGCGGCGACGTGATGCTGGAGGGCGCCCGGCCGGAGCTGCTGCAGTCGGCGCTCGACGTGCTGGTCGAGGCCGGCGCCGAGATCACCACCACCAACGAGGGCATCCGGGTCCAGCGCAACGGCCACGGCCTGTCGCCGGTCTCGGTGACCACCGATCCGTTCCCGGGCTTCCCGACCGACCTGCAGGCCCAGCTGATGGGCCTGATGACCCGCGCCAAGGGCACGTCGAAGATCACCGAGACGATCTTCGAGAACCGCTTCATGCATGTGCAGGAGCTCGCCCGCCTCGGCGCCCATATCCACCTGGACGGCCAGACCGCCACCATCGAGGGGGTCGACACGCTGAAGGGCGCGCCGGTCATGGCGACCGATCTGCGCGCCTCGGTCTCGCTGGTCATCGCGGCACTCGCCGCCCAGGGCGAGACCATGGTCAACCGGGTCTATCATCTCGATCGCGGCTTCGAGCGGCTGGAAACCAAGCTTGCCGCCTGCGGCGCGGACATCGAGCGCATTTCCGGCTGA